The following are encoded in a window of bacterium HR17 genomic DNA:
- the murQ gene encoding N-acetylmuramic acid 6-phosphate etherase, whose product MALVLGVDGGATKTVAAVVDARGSVLAVGTAGGANPLTWRDVAFENIRSACDAALTIAQANWDEVAFAFIGMAGADEPGSSPHLFAYTQLQQRLPIPFTLDNDGIVAHAGALAGDDGVVVVAGTGAITLGIADGKRVRVDGMGHWFGDEGSSTWIALQALRASARALDGRGAPTALATVLPNALMVDTLRDIATLLAHGDLTRFELAWAATVVAQVAEGGDQVARQILNDAADRLAESAFAALRRLDRWDLPVSFTGGVFRLTPTMPHLFRTALLRRLPDARIVEPQLPPHLGAALLAAKHCGWQVNAAWLHRLAETGKQWGYFDLGAGLVEVLPRLLSEQRNPASLFLDQLDVDAILTLINDEDHKIAPAVRQEIPAIAQAVRWAVRGLSRGGRLIYVGAGTSGRLGIMDAAECPPTFGTPPDWVIGVIAGGPHAVFHPVEGAEDDVDAGRQEMQRLCVGENDIVVGLSVSGRTPFVIAAMDEAKKRGAKTVAITVNRDAPIAAVADLVIAPVVGPEIVAGSTRMKAGTAQKLVLNMISTATMVKLGRVRSNLMIDLRTWSVKLRERAKRIVAQLAGVSVSEAERALEANNWEVRKAIAWLRTGKRCCVE is encoded by the coding sequence ATGGCGTTGGTGTTGGGTGTGGATGGCGGCGCAACTAAGACGGTCGCCGCTGTCGTGGATGCCCGCGGCAGCGTCCTCGCCGTCGGCACCGCCGGCGGCGCTAACCCACTGACATGGCGCGATGTCGCCTTTGAAAACATCCGGTCGGCTTGCGACGCAGCCCTGACCATTGCACAAGCGAACTGGGACGAAGTTGCCTTTGCGTTCATCGGAATGGCGGGGGCTGATGAACCGGGCTCCTCCCCACACCTGTTCGCTTATACCCAATTGCAGCAACGCTTGCCCATTCCCTTCACCCTTGACAACGACGGCATCGTCGCCCACGCTGGCGCCTTAGCAGGCGACGACGGCGTGGTCGTCGTCGCCGGAACAGGTGCCATCACCCTTGGCATCGCGGACGGCAAGCGCGTCCGCGTGGACGGCATGGGGCACTGGTTCGGCGATGAAGGCAGCAGCACTTGGATCGCATTGCAAGCCCTCCGCGCTTCCGCCCGCGCCCTTGACGGACGCGGTGCACCGACAGCGCTGGCAACCGTCTTGCCTAACGCGCTCATGGTCGACACCCTGCGCGACATCGCCACCTTGCTGGCACACGGCGATTTGACGAGGTTTGAATTGGCATGGGCTGCAACCGTCGTCGCACAAGTCGCCGAAGGCGGCGACCAAGTGGCACGGCAAATTTTGAACGACGCTGCCGACCGTTTGGCGGAAAGCGCTTTCGCCGCTTTGCGTCGCCTTGACCGTTGGGATTTGCCCGTCAGTTTCACAGGCGGCGTTTTTCGGTTGACGCCGACGATGCCCCATTTGTTTCGCACCGCGCTTTTGCGCCGATTGCCTGACGCGCGCATCGTTGAACCCCAATTGCCCCCGCACTTAGGTGCGGCGTTGCTGGCAGCCAAACATTGCGGCTGGCAAGTGAACGCCGCATGGTTGCACCGATTGGCGGAAACGGGCAAGCAATGGGGCTACTTTGACTTGGGCGCAGGGTTGGTGGAAGTGCTGCCGCGTTTGCTCTCCGAACAACGCAACCCTGCCTCCCTGTTCCTTGACCAACTGGATGTGGACGCCATCCTCACCCTCATCAACGACGAAGACCACAAAATTGCACCTGCCGTGCGGCAGGAAATTCCCGCTATCGCCCAAGCGGTGCGCTGGGCGGTGCGGGGATTGTCAAGGGGTGGTCGGCTCATTTATGTCGGCGCGGGCACCAGCGGACGCCTGGGCATCATGGACGCCGCCGAATGCCCGCCGACTTTCGGCACGCCTCCCGATTGGGTCATCGGCGTCATCGCCGGCGGACCGCACGCCGTTTTCCATCCCGTTGAAGGCGCGGAAGACGATGTAGATGCCGGACGCCAAGAGATGCAACGGCTCTGTGTCGGCGAAAACGACATCGTCGTCGGGCTGTCCGTTTCGGGACGCACGCCCTTCGTCATCGCGGCGATGGACGAAGCGAAAAAGCGCGGCGCAAAAACCGTCGCCATCACCGTCAACCGCGATGCCCCTATCGCAGCGGTCGCCGATCTCGTCATTGCGCCTGTCGTCGGTCCCGAAATCGTCGCAGGGTCTACGCGCATGAAAGCAGGGACAGCCCAAAAACTCGTCTTGAACATGATCAGCACTGCAACGATGGTTAAATTGGGGCGAGTCAGGAGCAACTTGATGATTGACTTAAGGACATGGAGTGTCAAGTTACGCGAACGGGCGAAACGCATCGTCGCTCAACTTGCAGGTGTCAGCGTGTCTGAAGCGGAACGAGCCCTTGAAGCCAACAACTGGGAAGTCCGAAAAGCCATCGCTTGGCTGCGAACGGGTAAGCGGTGCTGTGTTGAATAA
- the ftsA_2 gene encoding Cell division protein FtsA has protein sequence MPNSVLGINMGNHTIKVVELVRRGSTFAVQNLLIAPTQDAIVSGEVIQPDVVGQIVKGMLQAAGVRTRKAVIAVGGQTGVIVRVTELPKMTRRELMQAIPLEIERHLPFQAGTAVQAYTLLKDPEEVGESEQIPVLFAAAREDLVNAYLMALQEAGLSPLGVEVEPLALARAVYAAQGFGMRDGREDQINIVVNIGHEGTEISFLEGTKLIFTRLVPSGGRHFTEDLRDALGVSMDEAERLKVEQGTAWVEHPTPAPPPAAAPTGLETQVLPPTTPSPPAAEPVPFELPTAESAAPPTIAFDLPTEPSPPSQPATAPTLDFSLEFEPTPPSSTPSEPAAQLPSLEFTPSAQQEPSLTPLVGETSVGGAEWLPTPPAEAPPLPITIHNAISNRLLDLAGEIARSVEFLASQRPNLTVQRIYLVGGGALLKDLDRFLENQLGVPVERLNPFAYMDVAPVAGRLGRDYIEQTAPIYAVAVGLALWAYL, from the coding sequence ATGCCCAACAGTGTGCTGGGCATCAATATGGGCAACCATACGATCAAGGTCGTGGAGTTGGTGCGGCGCGGGTCCACCTTCGCCGTCCAGAACCTGTTGATTGCTCCGACGCAAGATGCGATTGTTTCCGGTGAAGTCATCCAACCTGATGTCGTGGGGCAAATTGTGAAGGGGATGCTTCAAGCCGCTGGCGTGCGCACCCGCAAGGCTGTCATCGCAGTCGGCGGTCAAACAGGGGTCATCGTGCGAGTCACGGAATTGCCCAAAATGACGCGGCGCGAATTGATGCAGGCGATCCCGCTAGAAATAGAGCGACACCTACCTTTCCAGGCTGGCACAGCCGTGCAAGCCTACACCCTTCTGAAAGACCCCGAGGAAGTCGGTGAAAGCGAACAAATTCCCGTTCTCTTCGCCGCAGCCCGCGAAGACTTGGTCAACGCCTACTTGATGGCTCTGCAAGAGGCGGGGCTCTCGCCCTTGGGCGTAGAAGTGGAGCCGTTGGCGTTAGCGCGCGCCGTTTACGCCGCTCAAGGTTTCGGGATGCGCGATGGGCGGGAGGACCAAATCAACATCGTCGTCAACATCGGTCACGAGGGCACTGAAATTTCCTTTTTAGAAGGGACGAAACTCATTTTCACCCGTTTGGTGCCCAGCGGTGGACGCCATTTCACCGAAGACTTGCGGGACGCATTGGGGGTCAGCATGGACGAAGCCGAGCGGTTGAAGGTAGAACAGGGGACGGCGTGGGTGGAACATCCTACTCCCGCTCCACCTCCGGCTGCGGCGCCGACAGGGCTGGAAACGCAAGTGTTGCCTCCGACGACCCCGTCACCTCCTGCGGCGGAACCGGTGCCTTTTGAGTTGCCGACTGCGGAATCAGCGGCGCCGCCGACCATTGCGTTTGACTTGCCTACCGAACCGTCGCCGCCGTCGCAGCCCGCTACTGCGCCCACATTGGATTTCTCGTTGGAATTTGAGCCGACCCCACCGAGTTCAACGCCATCAGAGCCAGCGGCGCAATTGCCGTCGCTGGAATTCACCCCATCTGCCCAGCAAGAACCGTCGCTTACGCCACTGGTAGGGGAGACGAGTGTTGGAGGCGCTGAGTGGCTACCGACGCCCCCTGCTGAGGCGCCGCCGCTGCCGATAACGATTCACAACGCCATCAGCAACCGCCTTTTGGACTTAGCCGGCGAAATCGCGCGGTCGGTAGAATTCCTCGCATCGCAGCGCCCCAATTTGACGGTGCAGCGCATTTACCTTGTGGGCGGCGGCGCGCTACTGAAGGATTTAGACCGCTTCTTGGAAAATCAGTTGGGTGTGCCCGTCGAGCGGTTGAACCCCTTCGCCTACATGGATGTGGCGCCGGTCGCCGGACGATTAGGGCGCGATTACATTGAGCAGACAGCCCCCATCTACGCGGTCGCTGTCGGCTTAGCCCTTTGGGCGTACCTGTGA